One segment of Tachyglossus aculeatus isolate mTacAcu1 chromosome 16, mTacAcu1.pri, whole genome shotgun sequence DNA contains the following:
- the LOC119938399 gene encoding protein argonaute-1 isoform X2: MVQHFKPQIFGDRKPVYDGKKNIYTVTALPIGNERVDFEVTIPGEGKDRIFKVSIKWMAIVSWRMLHEALVSGQIPVPLESVQALDVAMRHLASMRYTPVGRSFFSPPEGYYHPLGGGREVWFGFHQSVRPAMWKMMLNIDVSATAFYKAQPVIEFMCEVLDIRNIDEQPKPLTDSQRVRFTKEIKGLKVEVTHCGQMKRKYRVCNVTRRPASHQTFPLQLESGQTVECTVAQYFKQKYNLQLKYPHLPCLQVGQEQKHTYLPLEVCNIVAGQRCIKKLTDNQTSTMIKATARSAPDRQEEISRLMKNASYNLDPYIQEFGIKVKDDMTEVTGRVLPAPILQYGGRNRAIATPNQGVWDMRGKQFYNGIEIKVWAIACFAPQKQCREEVLKNFTDQLRKISKDAGMPIQGQPCFCKYAQGADSVEPMFRHLKNTYSGLQLIIVILPGKTPVYAEVKRVGDTLLGMATQCVQVKNVVKTSPQTLSNLCLKINVKLGGINNILVPHQRSAVFQQPVIFLGADVTHPPAGDGKKPSITAVVGSMDAHPSRYCATVRVQRPRQEIIEDLSYMVRELLIQFYKSTRFKPTRIIFYRDGVPEGQLPQILHYELLAIRDACIKLEKDYQPGITYIVVQKRHHTRLFCADKNERIGKSGNIPAGTTVDTNITHPFEFDFYLCSHAGIQGTSRPSHYYVLWDDNRFTADELQILTYQLCHTYVRCTRSVSIPAPAYYARLVAFRARYHLVDKEHDSGEGSHISGQSNGRDPQALAKAVQVHQDTLRTMYFA, translated from the exons ATGGTGCAGCACTTCAAACCACAGATCTTCGGCGATCGGAAGCCAGTGTATGATGGGAAGAAGAACATTTACACGGTCACGGCGTTGCCCATCGGCAATGAGAGG GTGGATTTTGAGGTGACGatcccaggggaggggaaggaccggATCTTCAAGGTCTCCATCAAATGGATGGCCATCGTCAGTTGGCGTATGCTGCATGAGGCGCTGGTCAGTGGCCAGATCCCCGTCCCCCTCGAGTCCGTGCAGGCCCTGGACGTAGCCATGCGCCACCTGGCATCCATGAG GTACACACCCGTGGGCCGCTCCTTCTTCTCACCCCCCGAGGGCTACTACCATCCGTTGGGTGGAGGCCGTGAGGTCTGGTTTGGCTTTCACCAGTCCGTTCGCCCAGCCATGTGGAAGATGATGTTGAACATCGATG tctcGGCCACGGCCTTCTATAAGGCGCAGCCAGTGATCGAGTTCATGTGTGAGGTGCTGGACATCCGGAACATCGACGAGCAGCCCAAGCCCCTGACTGACTCCCAGCGGGTCCGCTTCACCAAGGAGATCAAAG gcctgaaggtagaggtgaCGCACTGTGGGCAGATGAAGCGGAAATATCGAGTCTGTAACGTCACCCGTCGGCCTGCCAGCCACCAGAC ttTCCCCCTTCAGCTAGAGAGCGGGCAGACTGTGGAGTGCACAGTGGCACAGTACTTCAAGCAGAAATACAACCTGCAGCTCAAGTATCCCCACCTTCCGTGTCTTCAGGTGGGCCAGGAGCAGAAACATACCTACCTGCCCCTGGAG GTCTGTAACATTGTGGCAGGACAGCGTTGCATCAAGAAACTGACGGACAATCAGACGTCGACCATGATCAAGGCGACCGCGAGGTCTGCGCCGGACAGGCAGGAAGAGATCAGCCgtctg ATGAAGAATGCCAGCTACAACCTGGACCCTTACATCCAGGAGTTCGGGATCAAAGTGAAGGACGATATGACGGAGGTGACGGGCCGGGTGCTGCCGGCACCGATCCTGCAGTACGGGGGCCGG AACCGTGCCATCGCCACTCCCAACCAGGGGGTGTGGGACATGCGGGGAAAGCAGTTCTACAACGGGATTGAGATCAAGGTCTGGGCCATCGCCTGCTTTGCACCCCAGAAGCAGTGCCGAGAGGAAGTGCTGAA GAACTTCACAGACCAGCTGCGCAAGATCTCCAAGGACGCAGGGATGCCCATCCAGGGCCAGCCGTGCTTCTGCAAATACGCCCAGGGCGCCGACAGTGTGGAGCCCATGTTCCGCCACCTAAAGAACACCTATTCGGGCCTCCAGCTTATCATCGTCATCCTTCCAGGGAAAACCCCCGTCTACG CGGAGGTGAAACGTGTTGGGGACACGCTCCTGGGCATGGCCACGCAGTGTGTGCAGGTGAAGAACGTGGTGAAGACCTCCCCTCAGACCCTCTCCAACCTCTGCCTCAAGATCAACGTCAAGCTTGGGGGAATCAACAACATCCTGGTCCCCCATCAGCG CTCCGCCGTCTTCCAACAGCCCGTGATATTCCTGGGGGCGGATGTGACCCACCCCCCGGCGGGAGACGGCAAGAAGCCCTCCATCACCGCT GTGGTGGGCAGCATGGACGCCCACCCGAGCCGGTACTGCGCCACGGTGCGCGTCCAGCGGCCGCGGCAGGAGATCATCGAGgacctgtcctacatggtgcgGGAGCTGCTCATCCAGTTCTACAAGTCCACCCGCTTCAAACCCACCCGCATCATCTTCTACCGAGATGGAGTCCCTGAGGGTCAACTCCCCCAG ATCCTCCACTATGAGCTGCTGGCCATCCGCGATGCCTGCATCAAGTTGGAGAAGGACTACCAACCCGGGATCACCTACATCGTTGTCCAGAAACGCCACCACACACGCCTTTTCTGTGCCGATAAGAACGAGAGG ATTGGGAAGAGTGGAAACATCCCAGCAGGAACCACTGTGGACACCAATATCACCCACCCTTTCGAGTTTGATTTCTACCTGTGCAGTCATGCAGGCATTCAg GGTACAAGCCGGCCGTCCCATTACTACGTCCTCTGGGACGACAATCGGTTCACGGCGGACGAGTTGCAGATCCTGACCTACCAGCTGTGCCACACGTACGTGCGTTGCACACGTTCCGTCTCCATCCCCGCCCCTGCGTACTACGCCCGACTGGTGGCCTTCCGGGCCCGCTATCACCTGGTGGACAAGGAGCATGACAG TGGAGAGGGCAGCCACATATCCGGGCAGAGCAACGGGCGGGACCCCCAGGCCCTGGCCAAAGCCGTGCAGGTTCACCAGGACACTTTGCGCACCATGTACTTTGCTTGA
- the LOC119938399 gene encoding protein argonaute-1 isoform X1 — MEAGPSGAAAGTYLPPLQQVFQAPRRPGIGTVGKPIKLLANYFEVDIPKIDVYHYEVDIKPDKCPRRVNREVVEYMVQHFKPQIFGDRKPVYDGKKNIYTVTALPIGNERVDFEVTIPGEGKDRIFKVSIKWMAIVSWRMLHEALVSGQIPVPLESVQALDVAMRHLASMRYTPVGRSFFSPPEGYYHPLGGGREVWFGFHQSVRPAMWKMMLNIDVSATAFYKAQPVIEFMCEVLDIRNIDEQPKPLTDSQRVRFTKEIKGLKVEVTHCGQMKRKYRVCNVTRRPASHQTFPLQLESGQTVECTVAQYFKQKYNLQLKYPHLPCLQVGQEQKHTYLPLEVCNIVAGQRCIKKLTDNQTSTMIKATARSAPDRQEEISRLMKNASYNLDPYIQEFGIKVKDDMTEVTGRVLPAPILQYGGRNRAIATPNQGVWDMRGKQFYNGIEIKVWAIACFAPQKQCREEVLKNFTDQLRKISKDAGMPIQGQPCFCKYAQGADSVEPMFRHLKNTYSGLQLIIVILPGKTPVYAEVKRVGDTLLGMATQCVQVKNVVKTSPQTLSNLCLKINVKLGGINNILVPHQRSAVFQQPVIFLGADVTHPPAGDGKKPSITAVVGSMDAHPSRYCATVRVQRPRQEIIEDLSYMVRELLIQFYKSTRFKPTRIIFYRDGVPEGQLPQILHYELLAIRDACIKLEKDYQPGITYIVVQKRHHTRLFCADKNERIGKSGNIPAGTTVDTNITHPFEFDFYLCSHAGIQGTSRPSHYYVLWDDNRFTADELQILTYQLCHTYVRCTRSVSIPAPAYYARLVAFRARYHLVDKEHDSGEGSHISGQSNGRDPQALAKAVQVHQDTLRTMYFA, encoded by the exons GGAGGTGGTGGAGTATATGGTGCAGCACTTCAAACCACAGATCTTCGGCGATCGGAAGCCAGTGTATGATGGGAAGAAGAACATTTACACGGTCACGGCGTTGCCCATCGGCAATGAGAGG GTGGATTTTGAGGTGACGatcccaggggaggggaaggaccggATCTTCAAGGTCTCCATCAAATGGATGGCCATCGTCAGTTGGCGTATGCTGCATGAGGCGCTGGTCAGTGGCCAGATCCCCGTCCCCCTCGAGTCCGTGCAGGCCCTGGACGTAGCCATGCGCCACCTGGCATCCATGAG GTACACACCCGTGGGCCGCTCCTTCTTCTCACCCCCCGAGGGCTACTACCATCCGTTGGGTGGAGGCCGTGAGGTCTGGTTTGGCTTTCACCAGTCCGTTCGCCCAGCCATGTGGAAGATGATGTTGAACATCGATG tctcGGCCACGGCCTTCTATAAGGCGCAGCCAGTGATCGAGTTCATGTGTGAGGTGCTGGACATCCGGAACATCGACGAGCAGCCCAAGCCCCTGACTGACTCCCAGCGGGTCCGCTTCACCAAGGAGATCAAAG gcctgaaggtagaggtgaCGCACTGTGGGCAGATGAAGCGGAAATATCGAGTCTGTAACGTCACCCGTCGGCCTGCCAGCCACCAGAC ttTCCCCCTTCAGCTAGAGAGCGGGCAGACTGTGGAGTGCACAGTGGCACAGTACTTCAAGCAGAAATACAACCTGCAGCTCAAGTATCCCCACCTTCCGTGTCTTCAGGTGGGCCAGGAGCAGAAACATACCTACCTGCCCCTGGAG GTCTGTAACATTGTGGCAGGACAGCGTTGCATCAAGAAACTGACGGACAATCAGACGTCGACCATGATCAAGGCGACCGCGAGGTCTGCGCCGGACAGGCAGGAAGAGATCAGCCgtctg ATGAAGAATGCCAGCTACAACCTGGACCCTTACATCCAGGAGTTCGGGATCAAAGTGAAGGACGATATGACGGAGGTGACGGGCCGGGTGCTGCCGGCACCGATCCTGCAGTACGGGGGCCGG AACCGTGCCATCGCCACTCCCAACCAGGGGGTGTGGGACATGCGGGGAAAGCAGTTCTACAACGGGATTGAGATCAAGGTCTGGGCCATCGCCTGCTTTGCACCCCAGAAGCAGTGCCGAGAGGAAGTGCTGAA GAACTTCACAGACCAGCTGCGCAAGATCTCCAAGGACGCAGGGATGCCCATCCAGGGCCAGCCGTGCTTCTGCAAATACGCCCAGGGCGCCGACAGTGTGGAGCCCATGTTCCGCCACCTAAAGAACACCTATTCGGGCCTCCAGCTTATCATCGTCATCCTTCCAGGGAAAACCCCCGTCTACG CGGAGGTGAAACGTGTTGGGGACACGCTCCTGGGCATGGCCACGCAGTGTGTGCAGGTGAAGAACGTGGTGAAGACCTCCCCTCAGACCCTCTCCAACCTCTGCCTCAAGATCAACGTCAAGCTTGGGGGAATCAACAACATCCTGGTCCCCCATCAGCG CTCCGCCGTCTTCCAACAGCCCGTGATATTCCTGGGGGCGGATGTGACCCACCCCCCGGCGGGAGACGGCAAGAAGCCCTCCATCACCGCT GTGGTGGGCAGCATGGACGCCCACCCGAGCCGGTACTGCGCCACGGTGCGCGTCCAGCGGCCGCGGCAGGAGATCATCGAGgacctgtcctacatggtgcgGGAGCTGCTCATCCAGTTCTACAAGTCCACCCGCTTCAAACCCACCCGCATCATCTTCTACCGAGATGGAGTCCCTGAGGGTCAACTCCCCCAG ATCCTCCACTATGAGCTGCTGGCCATCCGCGATGCCTGCATCAAGTTGGAGAAGGACTACCAACCCGGGATCACCTACATCGTTGTCCAGAAACGCCACCACACACGCCTTTTCTGTGCCGATAAGAACGAGAGG ATTGGGAAGAGTGGAAACATCCCAGCAGGAACCACTGTGGACACCAATATCACCCACCCTTTCGAGTTTGATTTCTACCTGTGCAGTCATGCAGGCATTCAg GGTACAAGCCGGCCGTCCCATTACTACGTCCTCTGGGACGACAATCGGTTCACGGCGGACGAGTTGCAGATCCTGACCTACCAGCTGTGCCACACGTACGTGCGTTGCACACGTTCCGTCTCCATCCCCGCCCCTGCGTACTACGCCCGACTGGTGGCCTTCCGGGCCCGCTATCACCTGGTGGACAAGGAGCATGACAG TGGAGAGGGCAGCCACATATCCGGGCAGAGCAACGGGCGGGACCCCCAGGCCCTGGCCAAAGCCGTGCAGGTTCACCAGGACACTTTGCGCACCATGTACTTTGCTTGA